One window of Miscanthus floridulus cultivar M001 unplaced genomic scaffold, ASM1932011v1 fs_714_2_3, whole genome shotgun sequence genomic DNA carries:
- the LOC136532796 gene encoding uncharacterized protein gives MDFSAGSYFSSWPVNSASESYSLADDSVESYGGEGSMPPSSYFMTARSDHNIKFSVHEQDSTMLPNEQLTYAGAGQTDLLPGDTLSRHKLCENLLELQRLQNNSNLQSNLVVPGVLRHNSTPGVFHPQLNTTGLSELPHALSSSIDSNGSEVSAFLADVNAVSSAPTLCSAFQNASSFMEPVNLEAFSFQGAQSDSVLNKTSHPNGNISVFDSATLASLHDSKEFISGRLPSFASVQEANLASSGFKTQKQEQNAMCNVPIPAFTARNQMSVAATQGALIPQKIPSWINENKSEGPGSHPSDVQTQPNSAGNGVGVKPRVRARRGQATDPHSIAERLRREKISDRMKSLQDLVPNSNKADKASMLDEIIDYVKFLQLQVKVLSMSRLGAPGAVLPLLTESQTEGYHGQPLSATTNAQGLLDALDPEDSFVFEEEVVKLMETSITSAMQYLQNKGLCLMPVALASAISIAAPMSMRKTTAEDSTQTAEECSKTRRSTG, from the exons ATGGACTTCTCAGCTGGTTCCTACTTCTCATCATGGCCTGTCAATTCTGCTTCTGAGAGCTACAGTTTGGCTGATGATTCAGTGGAATCATATGGAGGAGAAGGTAGCATGCCACCTTCAAGCTATTTCATGACAGCTAGATCAGATCACAATATAAAATTCAGTGTGCATGAACAGGATTCCACTATGCTTCCAAATGAACAGTTGACCTATGCTGGTGCTGGCCAGACTGATCTGTTACCTGGTGATACTCTATCTAGGCATAAGCTTTGTGAAAATCTTCTGGAGCTTCAACGACTGCAGAATAACAGCAATCTGCAGAGTAATTTAGTGGTCCCAGGAGTGCTTCGGCACAATTCAACACCTGGGGTCTTTCATCCGCAGTTGAATACTACTGGACTTTCAGAACTGCCTCATGCCTTATCTAGTTCAATTGATAGTAATGGAAGTGAAGTTTCTGCTTTTCTTGCTGATGTAAATGCTGTTTCTTCAGCCCCAACTTTGTGTTCCGCATTTCAAAATGCTTCTTCATTCATGGAACCAGTGAATCTAGAAGCTTTCAGTTTTCAAGGGGCACAAAGTGATTCTGTTTTGAACAAAACAAGCCATCCAAATGGGAATATCTCAGTGTTTGACAGTGCTACCTTGGCATCACTTCAT GATAGCAAAGAATTTATCAGTGGTAGGCTCCCCTCGTTTGCTAGTGTCCAGGAAGCAAACCTAGCTTCTAGTGGTTTCAAGACTCAGAAGCAG GAGCAAAATGCAATGTGCAACGTTCCTATCCCTGCTTTCACTGCACGTAATCAAATGTCAGTTGCTGCAACGCAAGGAGCACTGATCCCTCAAAAG ATTCCTTCATGGATCAATGAAAACAAAAGTGAGGGTCCTGGTAGCCATCCTTCTGATGTACAAACCCAACCAAATTCAGCTGGAAATGGTGTTGGCGTGAAGCCACGAGTAAGGGCTCGTCGTGGACAGGCAACTGATCCTCATAGTATTGCTGAACGG CTTCGCAGAGAAAAAATTTCAGATAGGATGAAAAGTCTGCAAGATCTTGTCCCGAATTCCAATAAG GCAGACAAGGCATCCATGCTGGATGAAATCATTGACTATGTGAAATTTCTTCAGCTTCAGGTCAAG GTCTTGAGCATGAGTAGGCTAGGTGCTCCAGGAGCAGTCCTTCCCCTTCTCACAGAATCTCAGACTGAG GGTTACCACGGTCAACCTCTGTCGGCTACAACCAACGCACAAGGATTACTGGATGCACTAGACCCGGAAGACAGTTTCGTCTTTGAGGAAGAGGTTGTGAAGCTAATGGAAACCAGCATCACCAGTGCAATGCAGTACCTTCAGAACAAGGGGCTCTGCTTGATGCCAGTTGCCCTTGCTTCCGCCATATCCATCGCTGCACCCATGAGCATGAGGAAAACAACTGCAGAAGACAGTACTCAGACGGCTGAAGAATGCAGCAAAACCCGTAGAAGTACAGGATAG